In Longibacter salinarum, a single window of DNA contains:
- a CDS encoding PQQ-binding-like beta-propeller repeat protein — protein sequence MTRSSVFLSSVFFVLSLTFFVGCDTNKDRASAQRLDVRWERDYLPATTSPSTEPAILTVEQAPAVLTSAAGSLRAMSLENGEDIWATQLEPKQELIGPDFVVDSGEVFTCHYFYKAGAWDQGTGHTLWYYSDSEVYPLAYLAVGKDALYAGDQSGNLLALERRTGKPIFQRKFESLPRGLTYHDQSVYFGYGYVPQGGEGQAVGGIQKVTADTGESIWTYQTESGGFLRMRPIVRDGRVYAGTKTGDRVEFVALDAETGEKIWSNRYVRTYAAIWADGKIIVNDRQKLWALDPETGSRIWMTDLEAGHGESGMAYLDGFIYHPHGVAMYVVDVDSGEVVHVEPPLDGTYVWEVGAGKGTVVAQTSSKVVAYEPFEPRTD from the coding sequence ATGACTAGGTCGAGTGTATTTCTTTCATCGGTGTTTTTTGTACTGTCACTTACATTTTTTGTCGGCTGCGACACAAATAAAGATCGTGCTTCTGCACAGCGACTGGACGTTAGGTGGGAGAGGGACTATCTGCCTGCCACGACATCCCCATCGACTGAACCGGCAATATTGACGGTGGAGCAAGCCCCGGCCGTTTTGACGTCTGCAGCTGGTTCACTAAGAGCCATGTCGCTGGAGAATGGTGAGGATATCTGGGCTACCCAGCTCGAGCCAAAACAAGAGCTCATCGGACCGGATTTTGTCGTCGATTCTGGCGAGGTTTTTACCTGCCACTACTTCTATAAAGCTGGCGCGTGGGACCAGGGTACAGGACATACATTATGGTATTACTCTGACTCCGAAGTATATCCACTCGCTTATCTGGCAGTCGGAAAAGACGCACTCTATGCCGGCGATCAGTCAGGAAATCTGCTTGCTTTGGAGCGCCGGACAGGTAAGCCTATATTCCAGCGTAAGTTCGAGTCGCTTCCTCGTGGATTAACGTACCACGATCAGTCTGTGTATTTTGGGTATGGTTATGTCCCGCAAGGAGGGGAAGGTCAAGCCGTGGGAGGCATTCAAAAGGTTACAGCAGATACTGGCGAATCGATATGGACATACCAGACCGAATCAGGTGGGTTTTTACGAATGAGGCCCATCGTTCGTGACGGACGGGTCTATGCTGGTACCAAGACGGGCGATCGCGTCGAGTTCGTCGCGCTCGATGCAGAGACAGGTGAAAAGATCTGGTCGAACCGGTATGTTCGGACGTATGCGGCCATCTGGGCGGACGGGAAGATCATCGTCAATGACCGTCAGAAGCTGTGGGCGCTTGATCCTGAAACCGGTAGTCGCATCTGGATGACGGATCTAGAGGCTGGACACGGGGAGTCAGGGATGGCCTACCTCGACGGCTTCATTTATCATCCTCATGGCGTTGCGATGTACGTGGTTGACGTGGACTCCGGTGAGGTCGTGCACGTGGAGCCGCCCTTGGACGGGACGTACGTCTGGGAAGTTGGGGCAGGAAAAGGGACGGTCGTCGCTCAAACCTCAAGCAAGGTGGTAGCTTACGAACCGTTCGAGCCGAGGACGGATTAG